In Deinococcus proteolyticus MRP, a single genomic region encodes these proteins:
- a CDS encoding NUDIX hydrolase, with protein MRQRAAALIYNDHQILLILRRKNGHAYATLPGGGIEDGETPAEAAAREVLEEVNLTVEVGQQVLELDNLNNHEHYFLCRAVRGEMRLGDGPEGIRNSAANSYDPQWVDLSRLDEVNLVPEVLRALVREHAPHLHAPDEVNL; from the coding sequence ATGAGACAGCGTGCTGCCGCGCTTATCTATAACGACCACCAGATTCTGCTGATTCTGCGCCGCAAGAACGGCCACGCCTACGCCACCCTGCCCGGCGGCGGCATTGAGGACGGCGAAACGCCCGCCGAAGCTGCCGCCCGCGAGGTGCTCGAAGAAGTCAACCTGACCGTGGAGGTGGGCCAGCAGGTGCTGGAGCTGGACAACCTGAACAACCACGAACACTACTTCCTGTGCCGGGCTGTCCGGGGTGAGATGCGCCTGGGCGACGGCCCCGAAGGCATCCGCAACAGTGCAGCCAACTCCTACGACCCGCAGTGGGTGGACCTGTCCCGGCTGGACGAGGTGAATCTGGTCCCCGAAGTGCTGCGCGCTCTGGTCCGCGAACATGCCCCCCACCTCCATGCCCCCGACGAGGTCAACCTATGA
- a CDS encoding gamma-glutamylcyclotransferase, with product MIELPAPTTESFAVPCAAALIVRTVGGVPCLLLQTRCKPGAGRENGLLELPAGKVREYESVFDTLRREVAEETGLTLTQIGGEAACWTGASLGYGVQTFQPYCVTQNLSGGYSILLTTFLCEAAGEPQGSGESHSPRWVPLTELQGLLDARPETFYPLHLGALRQYLAAQLATPHVFVYGTLKPGHRNAAWPAAVAQPQAQPATLGGAALHHLGAYPGLVFAETGGEVQGYLYTYPSAQMDAVLARLDELEGYRGPGDAANLYHRELREVTLADGSVCTAWVYVYAQPLPEHSLLAGGEWQDDLPAPASLSQGGTP from the coding sequence ATGATTGAGCTGCCTGCGCCCACCACTGAATCTTTCGCTGTTCCCTGTGCGGCGGCCCTTATCGTCCGCACGGTGGGCGGTGTGCCCTGCTTGCTGCTGCAAACCCGCTGCAAGCCCGGCGCGGGTAGAGAAAACGGCCTGCTGGAGCTGCCCGCCGGCAAGGTGCGCGAGTACGAAAGCGTGTTCGACACCCTGCGCCGTGAGGTGGCCGAAGAAACGGGCCTGACCCTGACCCAGATCGGAGGTGAAGCCGCCTGCTGGACGGGCGCAAGCCTGGGCTACGGCGTGCAGACGTTCCAGCCCTACTGTGTCACCCAGAACCTGTCGGGTGGGTATTCCATCTTGCTGACCACCTTCCTGTGTGAGGCAGCCGGAGAACCGCAGGGCAGCGGCGAAAGCCACAGCCCCCGCTGGGTGCCGCTGACCGAACTGCAGGGCCTGCTGGACGCCCGGCCAGAAACGTTTTATCCGCTGCATCTGGGCGCACTGCGGCAGTACCTGGCCGCGCAGCTTGCCACGCCGCACGTCTTCGTGTACGGCACGCTCAAGCCGGGGCACCGCAATGCCGCTTGGCCTGCGGCCGTGGCCCAGCCGCAGGCCCAGCCCGCCACGCTCGGCGGCGCGGCGCTGCACCATCTGGGCGCTTATCCGGGCCTGGTCTTTGCCGAGACTGGGGGAGAGGTGCAGGGCTACCTGTACACCTACCCGTCCGCGCAAATGGACGCGGTACTGGCGCGGCTAGACGAGCTGGAAGGCTACCGTGGCCCGGGCGATGCGGCCAACCTCTACCACCGCGAACTGCGTGAAGTGACGCTGGCGGACGGCTCGGTGTGCACGGCCTGGGTGTACGTGTATGCCCAGCCGCTGCCCGAGCATTCCCTGCTGGCCGGGGGCGAGTGGCAGGACGACCTGCCCGCCCCGGCCTCCCTTTCCCAAGGAGGAACCCCATGA
- the pheS gene encoding phenylalanine--tRNA ligase subunit alpha: MQEQAIQEIAAAQDLDTLQQVKTRYVGKKGLVTQELGALGKLPPEERKARGAEINVVRTAIQAALDEREGVLKREALDARLRGEAIDVTLPGLGLPAGGLHPITRVYSELTDIYRRMGYEVVEGPEVEEEHYNFEALNIPWYHPARELQDTFWLEDGRLLRTHTSNMQIRYMVEHEPPLKMVSRGKVYRYEATDATHEAMFHQLEGLVVGDGISMADLKGTIAEMARGLYGAGAKVRFQPSYYPFVEPGADFAVYWDNPRGESKWLELGGCGMVHPNVFRAVDDLREQAGKERVYEGKTGFAFGLGPERIAMLKYGIPDIRYFYANDPKVMGQFRGELNG; the protein is encoded by the coding sequence ATGCAAGAACAAGCCATTCAGGAAATTGCAGCCGCCCAGGACCTGGACACGCTGCAGCAGGTCAAGACCCGCTACGTGGGCAAAAAGGGCCTGGTCACCCAGGAGTTGGGAGCGCTGGGCAAGCTGCCCCCCGAGGAGCGCAAGGCGCGCGGAGCGGAAATCAACGTGGTGCGCACCGCGATTCAGGCTGCGCTCGACGAACGTGAGGGCGTGCTCAAGCGTGAAGCCCTGGACGCCCGGCTGCGCGGCGAAGCCATTGACGTGACCCTGCCCGGCCTGGGCCTGCCTGCCGGGGGCCTGCACCCTATTACCCGCGTGTACAGCGAACTGACCGATATTTACCGCCGGATGGGCTACGAGGTGGTGGAAGGCCCGGAAGTGGAGGAGGAGCACTACAACTTCGAGGCCCTGAACATCCCCTGGTATCACCCCGCCCGCGAGCTGCAGGACACCTTCTGGCTGGAAGACGGCCGGTTGCTGCGCACCCACACCTCCAACATGCAGATTCGCTACATGGTGGAGCACGAGCCGCCGCTGAAGATGGTTTCGCGGGGCAAGGTCTACCGCTACGAGGCCACCGACGCCACCCACGAGGCGATGTTTCACCAGCTGGAAGGCCTGGTGGTGGGCGACGGCATCAGCATGGCCGACCTCAAGGGCACGATTGCCGAAATGGCACGCGGGCTGTACGGCGCGGGCGCCAAAGTGCGCTTCCAGCCGAGCTACTACCCCTTCGTGGAGCCGGGCGCCGACTTCGCCGTGTACTGGGACAACCCACGCGGCGAGAGCAAATGGCTGGAGCTGGGCGGCTGCGGCATGGTTCACCCCAACGTGTTTAGGGCCGTGGACGACCTGCGCGAGCAAGCGGGCAAAGAGCGCGTGTACGAGGGCAAAACGGGCTTCGCGTTCGGGCTGGGGCCGGAGCGAATTGCGATGCTGAAATACGGCATTCCCGACATCCGCTACTTCTACGCCAACGACCCCAAGGTGATGGGGCAGTTCCGGGGTGAGCTGAACGGATAG